Genomic DNA from Tautonia rosea:
CGGTCTCGGCTTCCGAGGCGAGTTCAATGATCAGGGAGTCCGCATTGAGGTGAATCTGCATGAGTTGGTCACTGATCTGAGGCGAGGTGGTCGAAGCCCTTTAGCTGGATCGGCTCGATAAGAGAGTCGAGACGGCGAATTCTCATGCCGGGTTCAGATTCGATGGTCCCAACCCGGTGCAAGCGAACACCCGAAGGAGGAGAGGCGAGGAGGTCCTCTGCGGCCTCTGGGGCAAGAACCACGCACAGCTCGAAGTCTTCCCCGTCGCAAAGCGCGTGATCCAAGGGGGAGCGGCCGGAACGATCCGCGAGCATCTGGGCATCGGGGTGGATCGGGATGGCGTCTGCGTTGAGTATTGCGCCGAGGTTGCCACTTTGCTCAAGAATATGTCCAAGGTCGGAGACGAGTCCGTCGGAGAGATCAATCAAGGCGTGCACGAAAACTCGATCGAGCAATGCAAGCGCCTCGTCGATTCTGGGCTCCGGGTGCAGATGACGTCCGAGCAGGCTGCCACCAAGGGGGCCGGTGACGAGGACAGCATCGCCGGTTTTGGCTCCGGATCGAAGAATGGGGCCGGGCGGTACTGCCTCTCCGGTCACGGTCACGCAAACGACGAGGGGCCCATCCCAGGCATTTGTGTCGCCTCCGGCGAGCGCGACACCGAATCGATTGGCCAAAGGGGTCATCCCGTTCATCAAGCCATCAGCGATCGACGCGGCTTGATGTCGGGGAAGGGCGACCGAGACAAAGGCTGCGACGGGTCGAGCAGCCATTGCGGCAATGTCCGAAAGATTCACGGCCAGGCATTTGTAGCCCACCGCCTCTGCGCCGTGTTCGGCCAGCAAGAAGTGGCGGCCGTCGAGGAGCATATCGGTTGTCACAACAATGGGAACGTTCTCGGAAGGAGGACGGAGCAAGGCACAATCGTCGCCAATTCCGAGCATGACCGCAGGATGGGAGGAGGCACGTTGCTGGATGCGTCGAATTAACTCAAATTCGCCGATGAACCCGTTGGGCATGGTTCAGCCTCCTTTATGCACGACCTCGCCCGGCCAGGAAGGCTCGCACGGCCTGCTCGGAGGCCCGTTCGAGCAAGGAAGCGGCATGGGCGATGGCGTCTTCGAGGCTCATCGGGCGGTCGCATAGACTGAAGTAGGCCGAGAGACCTTGATCCAGGAGCGCTTCGGCTCCTGGCTGGATGCTTCCGGCAAGGGCGAGGACCGGACATCCGTACTCGGCCGCCGAGCGGGCAACTCCGGCGATTGTTTTGCCGTGTGCCGTCTGTTCGTCGAGGGAGCCTTCAGCCGTGAGGCAAAGGTCCGCATCCTTGAGACGATCGGCGAGACCGATGGTCCGGGAGATGAGATCAACTCCCGGCTGGAGCGTTCCTCCGGCGAAGGCGACCAGCCCCGCACCGAGCCCCCCGGCGGCTCCGGCTCCGGGTTGATCAGCGACCGAGCGGCCGAGGTCACGGGCGATCACCTCGGCAAGCCAAGCGAGATTGCGGTCGAGTTGCTCAACCATCGACGAATTCGCCCCTTTCTGGGGGCCGTAGACGGCAGAAGCACCCTGAGGACCGCAAAGGGGGTTGGTGACATCGCAGGCCACGGCAAGCTCGACGTGATCTAGGCGAGGATCCCGGTTTGTAGAGTCGATCTGATCAAGCCGAACGAGTGCCCCGCCGCCGGGGGGGAGGTCTCGGCCATCGACGTCGAGCAGGCGGAATCCGATGGCCTGGGCCATCCCCGCGCCTCCGTCGTTGGTGGCGCTGCCACCGATCCCCAGGACGATCCGGTCAACTCCTTGATCAAGCGCGGCAAGAATCAGATCACCGGTCCCACGAGTGGTGGTGAGGGTCGGATCGCGCTGGGACTCGGGAACGAGGACGAGTCCGGACGCGGCGGCCATTTCGAGGAACGCCGAGCGACCGTCTCCGGAGAGTCCGAAGCGAGCGTCGAGCGTTTGACCGAGCGGACCTGTGACCGCGACGGTCCGGAAGGTGCCGCGGGTGGCGGTGACAAGGGCATCGACTGTGCCTTCGCCCCCATCGGCCATCGGAATTTCATCCAGGGACGCTTGAGGACACGCGTGAAGGACCCCCCGAGCGATGGCTTGGGCGGCCTCGACGGCTGAAAGACTCCCTTTGAATTTATCGGGGGCAATGACAATTTTCATGGAACATCTCGGGGGTCGATCGAGTGCTCAACGATAGCCTATCGGCCAGGCTCTTCCAAGCAAAACGCCGAGAGGCGTGAGCAATCAGGGCTCCCGCCTCTCGGCGCGTAGGATGGAATGAATCTTCGGAAGCGATTATCGCAGGGTCGATCCTTCTGCCTGAGCCTGGTAAACCTCGGTCAGACTGAGTGTACCCTGGTGAAGAATGCTTTGTCGCACAATGTAGTAAGGAACCGTTTGTGATCCGACTGATTCCGCCTGTCGGAGAATATACAGGATGTTATCGGGTCGAATCGTTTCGAGATGACGGTCGCCAACGTGCATGCCAACCAGAATGTCTCCGGGGCGGATCGCGGCACGGTCTGCCAGGCCTCCGGGAAGGATTTCGCGGACGTAGAGTCCCCCTCGGAGCTTTGTAGAGGCGATGGCGACATATTCTTCCGAGACGTGCTGCGTCTTGAGTCCCAGCAATCGCCAGAGTTGCTCCTCGGCGCTGGGAGCGGGAGCGGCCGGGCGATTCGATCGGCTGATCGGCCGAAGTTTCATCGCGAGCTCTTGACGGCGGCCTCCTCGCTCGACGATGAGCGCTGTCGGTGTGTCCTGGCTGACGTCGAGCAAGGCACGTTCCAGATCGATCGGGTTTGTCACCGCAAGCTTATCAACCTGAACGAGTTGGTCACCGGGCTTCAATCCTGCATCTTCAGCCGGACTTCCGCCTTCGATCGTGGAAACGACGACCCGACGGACCCCGTTGATCATTCGCTCGGCAGTGATCAGACCGTGCCACGATCCCGAAAGCTT
This window encodes:
- a CDS encoding thiamine-phosphate kinase; this encodes MPNGFIGEFELIRRIQQRASSHPAVMLGIGDDCALLRPPSENVPIVVTTDMLLDGRHFLLAEHGAEAVGYKCLAVNLSDIAAMAARPVAAFVSVALPRHQAASIADGLMNGMTPLANRFGVALAGGDTNAWDGPLVVCVTVTGEAVPPGPILRSGAKTGDAVLVTGPLGGSLLGRHLHPEPRIDEALALLDRVFVHALIDLSDGLVSDLGHILEQSGNLGAILNADAIPIHPDAQMLADRSGRSPLDHALCDGEDFELCVVLAPEAAEDLLASPPSGVRLHRVGTIESEPGMRIRRLDSLIEPIQLKGFDHLASDQ
- a CDS encoding glycerate kinase yields the protein MKIVIAPDKFKGSLSAVEAAQAIARGVLHACPQASLDEIPMADGGEGTVDALVTATRGTFRTVAVTGPLGQTLDARFGLSGDGRSAFLEMAAASGLVLVPESQRDPTLTTTRGTGDLILAALDQGVDRIVLGIGGSATNDGGAGMAQAIGFRLLDVDGRDLPPGGGALVRLDQIDSTNRDPRLDHVELAVACDVTNPLCGPQGASAVYGPQKGANSSMVEQLDRNLAWLAEVIARDLGRSVADQPGAGAAGGLGAGLVAFAGGTLQPGVDLISRTIGLADRLKDADLCLTAEGSLDEQTAHGKTIAGVARSAAEYGCPVLALAGSIQPGAEALLDQGLSAYFSLCDRPMSLEDAIAHAASLLERASEQAVRAFLAGRGRA